A genomic region of Methylobacterium durans contains the following coding sequences:
- the kaiC gene encoding circadian clock protein KaiC, giving the protein MAPDFPQPLSLPKIKTGITGFDEITFGGLPAGRPTLICGAAGCGKTLFATTFLVNGATQFDEPGVFMSFEERAEDLAANVASLGYDLDRLVSEGRLAIDHVRVERSEIEETGEYDLDGLFIRLGYAVDTVKAKRVVLDTIETLFSGFSDPSILRAELRRLFGWIKDRGLTAIITGERGEGQLTRQGLEEYVSDCVVLLDNRVEDQITTRRLRVVKYRGSAHGTNEYPFLIDAEGISVLPVTSADLDYATPGGIISTGIAGLDQMLEPGGFHRGSSILISGESGTGKTMISASMIDAACRRGERCMAFVFEESGDQICRNAGSIGLDLKQHVEAGLLRFEAARPSLFGLEMHLARMHRDLDRFGPDLVVVDPLSALRGPASEMQATILRMVDLLKSRGITALFTSLRVDGALDLADDFGVSSLMDSWVKLLNVEANGERSRTLYVIKARGMSHSHQVREFLMSSAGIALVDAYIGPAGVLTGTARLVQEAEEKAQALRRQQESERRQREVARQRVSIERQIAELHASLEAAEEEERLLFGEVEAREAQLETGRRDIAVRRSAAR; this is encoded by the coding sequence GTGGCCCCCGACTTTCCCCAGCCCTTGAGCCTGCCGAAGATCAAGACCGGAATCACGGGCTTCGACGAGATCACCTTCGGCGGATTGCCGGCGGGCCGTCCGACGCTGATCTGCGGGGCGGCCGGCTGCGGCAAGACGCTGTTCGCCACCACCTTCCTCGTCAACGGTGCGACGCAGTTCGACGAGCCCGGCGTGTTCATGAGCTTCGAGGAGCGCGCCGAGGATCTCGCTGCGAACGTCGCCTCCCTCGGCTACGACCTCGACCGCCTCGTGAGCGAGGGAAGGCTCGCCATCGATCACGTGCGCGTGGAGCGCAGCGAGATCGAGGAGACCGGCGAGTACGACCTCGACGGTCTGTTCATCCGGCTCGGCTACGCCGTCGACACGGTCAAGGCGAAGCGCGTGGTACTCGACACGATCGAGACCCTTTTCTCCGGGTTCTCGGATCCCTCGATCCTGCGAGCCGAGCTGCGCCGGCTGTTCGGCTGGATCAAGGACCGAGGGCTCACCGCGATCATCACGGGCGAGCGCGGCGAGGGCCAACTCACCCGTCAAGGACTCGAGGAATACGTCTCGGATTGCGTCGTGCTCCTCGACAACCGGGTCGAGGATCAGATCACGACGCGACGCCTTCGGGTCGTGAAATATCGCGGCTCGGCCCATGGCACCAACGAGTACCCCTTCCTGATCGATGCCGAAGGCATCAGCGTCCTGCCCGTGACCTCGGCCGACCTCGACTACGCGACGCCGGGCGGGATCATCTCCACGGGCATCGCTGGCCTCGACCAGATGCTGGAACCGGGTGGATTCCACCGCGGGTCGAGCATCCTGATCTCGGGCGAGTCCGGCACCGGCAAGACCATGATCAGTGCGAGCATGATCGACGCGGCTTGCCGCCGCGGCGAGCGATGCATGGCCTTCGTCTTCGAGGAGAGCGGCGACCAGATCTGCCGGAACGCGGGCTCGATCGGCCTCGACCTGAAGCAGCACGTCGAGGCCGGCCTTCTGCGCTTCGAGGCTGCGCGGCCGAGCCTGTTCGGGCTCGAGATGCACCTCGCCCGCATGCATCGCGACCTCGATCGTTTCGGCCCGGACCTCGTTGTCGTCGACCCGCTCTCGGCACTGCGGGGACCGGCGAGCGAAATGCAGGCCACGATCCTGCGCATGGTGGACCTGCTCAAGAGCCGCGGTATCACGGCGCTTTTCACGAGCCTGCGGGTCGACGGCGCTCTCGACCTCGCCGACGATTTCGGCGTGTCGTCGCTGATGGATTCCTGGGTGAAGCTCCTCAACGTCGAGGCCAATGGCGAGCGCTCGCGCACGCTCTACGTGATCAAGGCCCGTGGGATGAGCCATTCGCATCAGGTGCGCGAGTTCCTGATGTCGAGCGCGGGCATCGCCCTCGTCGATGCCTATATCGGGCCGGCCGGCGTGCTCACGGGCACCGCACGCTTGGTCCAGGAGGCGGAGGAGAAGGCGCAGGCTCTGCGGCGCCAGCAGGAGAGCGAGCGCCGCCAGCGCGAGGTCGCGCGGCAACGCGTCTCGATCGAGCGCCAGATCGCGGAGCTTCACGCCAGCCTGGAGGCGGCCGAGGAAGAGGAGCGCTTGCTGTTCGGCGAGGTTGAGGCGCGCGAGGCGCAACTGGAAACCGGGCGCCGCGACATCGCGGTACGGCGGAGTGCGGCACGATGA